The DNA region GAGGGATCCTGGCCCTCCTGAAGGCTCAAAAGGAGGCTCTTCCCGCCTCTCTGGACCCCGAGAATTGCTCCATCACCAACGTGGAAGAACATCCCTTTTCTTTCAGCCACGTTGCAAAGGCAGAAAAGAAGGGTTGTGGCAAAGTCGCTCTCTGGTCTTTCCTCTCGCTGGGCAACACCTTGGAGGAAACCACGGGTGTACGCTCCTGCCTCAAGAAGGTACTCCTTGATATCCTCCCAGGGAGGAGGTTCTTCCGAGTCCTCCCCTTCATTCTGGAACCAGCTCAGTACTCCCACCTCGCGCCACCCTTCCGGGAAGGGAAAGCAACCTCCTGCAAAAGATGCGGCACTCCTCCCCCTGAGACGGCGCTTCCGAGAAGAAACATAGGGGAGCTTCGAGAGCACCCAATCGGTGAAAACGCTCACCGCAAGAGTCGCACCCCACACTCCCTTTGGAGCACTCCCGACCCCATCGGCCAAGGCCAGGGCGAGCCAGTCACCTTTCGAGCGCACGAGGAGGCTATCCTCCCGACCTTTCCGCATCTTCCGGTGGAGCCGCCCAACCACACTTCCCCCGACAAAGGCCAGTCCCCCAAGGTCTCCAAAAACGGCAAGCCAATCGGGATGGGTGTTGAAAGAGGAAAGGACCCGATCGCCGGCAACAAACCCCTGCGAAATCCCTCCCACCCCCTCATGGGATGTACTGGAGAACATCTGGAGGAATTGGTATGGGCATTGGCGAGGCTTCCCCCTGGGTTTGAGGACGACTCAGGGTTTTACTCACCGAGCGGACGGTTTGAGAAACCCAGCGGAAGAAAGCGCTGAAGGAAGCGGCATCGGAATCCATCTTAAAACTCGGTCCAATGGCGATTTCTCGAAGCGTCGCCTCATCGATATCCGGTCCACATCCCACCGTGATGACGTTGAGGACTTTCCGTTCCTTTCGAGCAAGGAGTTCCTCTCGGGGTGTGCGCCAGTCATCCGTTGGCTTCCCATCGGTGAGGATGAAAACGAGGGGCTTCCAATCCCCCTTCTCTCCCCCAGGAACAGCTTTTTTCACGTCCCGGTCAAGAGACTCGATGAGGAGCCGAAGCGCCTGCCCAAGGGGTGTATATCCCCCTGCTTCAAGAGGAGGAAGGGAGAGCTGGTCGATGGGGACAAGGCCATGGGTGAGGTTTTCGACCTCTT from Candidatus Caldatribacterium sp. includes:
- a CDS encoding VWA domain-containing protein; this encodes MEERITMDVALSQGLRRLPVYLLLDTSGSMAGAPIQALQEGVALFKREVESDTFARETVWVSVITFGKEVENLTHGLVPIDQLSLPPLEAGGYTPLGQALRLLIESLDRDVKKAVPGGEKGDWKPLVFILTDGKPTDDWRTPREELLARKERKVLNVITVGCGPDIDEATLREIAIGPSFKMDSDAASFSAFFRWVSQTVRSVSKTLSRPQTQGEASPMPIPIPPDVLQYIP
- a CDS encoding protein phosphatase 2C domain-containing protein, whose amino-acid sequence is MFSSTSHEGVGGISQGFVAGDRVLSSFNTHPDWLAVFGDLGGLAFVGGSVVGRLHRKMRKGREDSLLVRSKGDWLALALADGVGSAPKGVWGATLAVSVFTDWVLSKLPYVSSRKRRLRGRSAASFAGGCFPFPEGWREVGVLSWFQNEGEDSEEPPPWEDIKEYLLEAGAYTRGFLQGVAQREERPESDFATTLLFCLCNVAERKGMFFHVGDGAILGVQRGGKSLLLSLQEGQDPSETAVLTQPDWREYCRVGFFDFRKDRLEALLLMTDGLADDCLYGPPEDVTDRFVRDLLREIRSSSSFEEAARRLVFWLGTYEVPGSFDDRTLAVVYRCG